The Eretmochelys imbricata isolate rEreImb1 chromosome 19, rEreImb1.hap1, whole genome shotgun sequence genome contains a region encoding:
- the SMAP2 gene encoding stromal membrane-associated protein 2 isoform X1, translating to MTGKSVRDVDRYQAVLASLLLEEENKYCADCQAKGPRWASWNIGVFICIRCAGIHRNLGVHISRVKSVNLDQWTQAQIQCMQEMGNRKANRLYEAYLPETFRRPQTDQAVEGFIRDKYEKKKYMDRSLDISALRKEKDDKWKRNSESASEKKLEPVIFEKVKMPQKKDEMQPPRKSPPKSTEPVMDLLGLDVPVTSTVPNGRPSSSLEKDLDLFGSVESNSLSDSKVTGSMPTAGSAGSVPENLNLFPEPGSKVEETGKKQLSKDSILSLYGSQTPQMPAQGAMFMAPAPMAYPAAYTGFPGVAPPSSVIGGMMAPPVGMMAQPGAPGMVSPMAIPAGYVGGMQTAVIGVPNGMMAAQQAGYVAGMAAVPQPVYGVQPAQQLQWNIAQMTQQMAGMNFYGANGMMGYGQSMGGGSAQGTNQTLSSQMWK from the exons atgACGGGCAAGTCGGTGCGGGACGTGGACCGGTACCAGGCTGTCCTGGCCAgcctgctgctggaggaggagaacAAGTACTGTGCCGACTGCCAGGCCAAAG GGCCACGATGGGCATCCTGGAATATTGGCGTGTTCATTTGTATTCGCTGTGCTGGGATCCACCGGAATCTAGGAGTTCACATATCCAGGGTGAAATCTGTCAATCTCGACCAGTGGACTCAAGCGCAGATACAA TGTATGCAGGAGATGGGAAACAGAAAGGCAAATCGTCTCTATGAAGCCTACCTGCCAGAGACCTTCAGGCGGCCTCAGACAGACCA AGCAGTGGAGGGCTTTATCAGAGACAAATATGAAAAGAAGAAATACATGGATCGAAGTCTTGACATCAGTGCACTTAGG aaagaaaaagatgacAAATGGAAAAGGAATAGTGAGTCAGCATCAGAGAAGAAACTGGAACCTGTTATCTTTGAGAAAGTGAAAATG CCACAAAAGAAagatgaaatgcagccaccaagAAAAAGTCCCCCTAAATCTACTGAACCTGTAATGGATCTGCTAGGACTTG ATGTTCCTGTGACCAGCACTGTCCCAAATGGAAGACCCAGCAGCAGTTTAGAGAAGGATCTAGATCTCTTTGGTTCTGTGGAATCTAACTCGCTCTCTGACTCCAAG gtcactggctctATGCCAACAGCTGGAAGCGCTGGGTCTGTTCCTGAAAACCTGAACCTTTTTCCTGAGCCAGGAAGTAAAGTGGAGGAAACGGGAAAGAAACAACTCTCTAAAGACTCCATTCTTTCCCTGTATGGTTCTCAGACACCCCAGATGCCTGCCCAAG GAGCAATGTTCATGGCCCCAGCTCCGATGGCATACCCTGCAGCGTACACTGGCTTTCCAGGTGTTGCCCCTCCCAGCAGCGTGATTGGAGGCATGATGGCCCCGCCAGTAGGAATGATGGCACAACCAGGAGCTCCAGGGATGGTGAGCCCCATGGCTATCCCGGCTGGATACGTGGGTGGCATGCAGACGGCTGTCATTGGCGTCCCCAATGGAATGATGGCAGCACAGCAGGCCGGATACGTTGCTGGCATGGCCGCAGTACCACAACCAGTGTATGGTGTGCAGCCAGCTCAGCAGCTTCAATGGAACATTGCGCAG ATGACCCAGCAGATGGCTGGGATGAACTTTTATGGAGCTAATGGCATGATGGGATATGGACAGTCAATGGGCGGAGGAAGTGCCCAAGGAACCAATCAAACCCTCAGCTCTCAAATGTGGAAATAA
- the SMAP2 gene encoding stromal membrane-associated protein 2 isoform X2 has translation MQEMGNRKANRLYEAYLPETFRRPQTDQAVEGFIRDKYEKKKYMDRSLDISALRKEKDDKWKRNSESASEKKLEPVIFEKVKMPQKKDEMQPPRKSPPKSTEPVMDLLGLDVPVTSTVPNGRPSSSLEKDLDLFGSVESNSLSDSKVTGSMPTAGSAGSVPENLNLFPEPGSKVEETGKKQLSKDSILSLYGSQTPQMPAQGAMFMAPAPMAYPAAYTGFPGVAPPSSVIGGMMAPPVGMMAQPGAPGMVSPMAIPAGYVGGMQTAVIGVPNGMMAAQQAGYVAGMAAVPQPVYGVQPAQQLQWNIAQMTQQMAGMNFYGANGMMGYGQSMGGGSAQGTNQTLSSQMWK, from the exons ATGCAGGAGATGGGAAACAGAAAGGCAAATCGTCTCTATGAAGCCTACCTGCCAGAGACCTTCAGGCGGCCTCAGACAGACCA AGCAGTGGAGGGCTTTATCAGAGACAAATATGAAAAGAAGAAATACATGGATCGAAGTCTTGACATCAGTGCACTTAGG aaagaaaaagatgacAAATGGAAAAGGAATAGTGAGTCAGCATCAGAGAAGAAACTGGAACCTGTTATCTTTGAGAAAGTGAAAATG CCACAAAAGAAagatgaaatgcagccaccaagAAAAAGTCCCCCTAAATCTACTGAACCTGTAATGGATCTGCTAGGACTTG ATGTTCCTGTGACCAGCACTGTCCCAAATGGAAGACCCAGCAGCAGTTTAGAGAAGGATCTAGATCTCTTTGGTTCTGTGGAATCTAACTCGCTCTCTGACTCCAAG gtcactggctctATGCCAACAGCTGGAAGCGCTGGGTCTGTTCCTGAAAACCTGAACCTTTTTCCTGAGCCAGGAAGTAAAGTGGAGGAAACGGGAAAGAAACAACTCTCTAAAGACTCCATTCTTTCCCTGTATGGTTCTCAGACACCCCAGATGCCTGCCCAAG GAGCAATGTTCATGGCCCCAGCTCCGATGGCATACCCTGCAGCGTACACTGGCTTTCCAGGTGTTGCCCCTCCCAGCAGCGTGATTGGAGGCATGATGGCCCCGCCAGTAGGAATGATGGCACAACCAGGAGCTCCAGGGATGGTGAGCCCCATGGCTATCCCGGCTGGATACGTGGGTGGCATGCAGACGGCTGTCATTGGCGTCCCCAATGGAATGATGGCAGCACAGCAGGCCGGATACGTTGCTGGCATGGCCGCAGTACCACAACCAGTGTATGGTGTGCAGCCAGCTCAGCAGCTTCAATGGAACATTGCGCAG ATGACCCAGCAGATGGCTGGGATGAACTTTTATGGAGCTAATGGCATGATGGGATATGGACAGTCAATGGGCGGAGGAAGTGCCCAAGGAACCAATCAAACCCTCAGCTCTCAAATGTGGAAATAA